The genomic window CCGAAGGCCAAGGACGACTGGCAGGTAGTGCCGAATCTTTGGGGCTTGGTCATCGGCAACCCCGGCGTCATGAAGTCCCCGGCCTTGAGCGAAACGCTCCGGCCACTCAATCGACTCGAAGCCGACGCGCGCGAGAAGTGGGAAGCGGAGAAAGAGGACTGGGATCTCGACGTGAAGGTGGCCGAGCTGCAGAACGAAGCCAACGCACGAGAGGCCAAGGGCTTGGCGACCAAAAATCCGGCCGGCGCCAAAGAGAAACTGAAGCCAGTGGATTTGCCAGCCACACCAGCGGAGCGTCGCTTCATCGTCAACGATGCCACCGTGGAAAAGCTCGGCGAGTTTCTGAGCGTCGACTCGTGGGGCATGCTGGCATACCGCGACGAGATCTACGGGCTGCTGAAGAGCATGGACCGCGAAGGCCAAGAAGGCGCGAGAGCGTTCTACCTGCAGGGCTACGACGGCAATCAGGGCTACACCTTTGACCGGATCGGCCGCGGCACGAAGCGCATTGACCGCGTCTGCATCGCCATGCTCGGCGGCATCCAGCCGGGGCGCATCCAGAGCTATGTGCGTGATGCCGTGGCAGGTGGCGCCGGTGACGACGGCCTGCTGCAACGGTTTGGGATGGCGGTATGGCCGGACGTCACGACAAGTTTTGTGAACGTCGACCAGTGGCCCGACACGCCGGCCAAGCAACGCGCTTACGACGTGTTCACCCGCCTGGCAGCGATCGAGGTCGACGCCGAACCACGGGTCTGGCGCTTCGACGATGAGGCACAAGCCATGTTCAATGAATGGCGCGAGGAGTTTGAACCGGAAGTGCGTGGCGGCGAACTGCACCCGTCATTCACGGCGCATCTCTCGAAGTATCGGAAACTGGTTCCGGCGCTGGCCGTCGTCTTCACCATGATCGACACGCCGAACGCTGCCACGATTGGAGCTGAGCAATTGGCACGAGCACTCGACTGGAGCGTATATCTCCGCTCGCATGCTGAACGGCTCTACAGCGCGGCAGTGATGCCCGAGACAGGCGCCGCCAAGGCTTTGCTCGGCAAGATTCGCACGGGCGTGCTGTGCAGCTCGTTCACGCCGCGCCAAGTCGTACAGAAGTGCTGGGCCCACCTGGGCACCACTGAGGCAGTGCGCAAGGCTGCTGAACTGCTCGCTGACTACGACTGGCTCCAGCGTGAAGTCGTGCACACCGGTGGTCGGCCGAGTGAGCGATATGAAGTGAACCCGCTGGCTTGGAGCCCAACATGACCGGGTCGGTGAAGATCACGGCGCAGAACGTCGCAGTAGATGCCTTCTACTTCTGGCGCGAGATGGCCGACTGCCCGGTGAACAGCAAGGTGCAGCTTCTTGGCGCGGGCGGCCTGCCGCAATACGGCCAGTGGGACGGCAAAGCCGCCTTCTATGTCGCGTGGGCGCCGCTGCCCAAACGCCGGCCGAACGACCCGACAAGGGCCTGTCAGCTATGCGGATGCTGCTCGCCGCATGCGGGACCCGGTGCCACATTGACGACCGCGCAAGAGCCGACAGGAGGCGCCGCATGAAGTGGCTCGACCGCGTCCGCAAAACGGCAGATGCCCCGCCCGTGGCACCTACAAAACCTACAGAAGCCACTTTCGTAGGTTTTGTGGGGTCGCCCCCCGCCCCTTTCTCTGAAATTGAGGGCTTCAACGACCCCGAAGTTTCGGATGACTGCCCGCCGAACTTCTTGGACGAAGCCCCGGCGGTGGTGACCGCTGCAGCCTCGCCTGCTTCCAACCCGGAGTCCGGCGTGGTGTTAGGTCGAGCATCCGCACCGGGCGCGGACCCTGCCGAACCAAGTGAAGCCCACATGGCGCTGGTGATGCTCTTTCAACGGCGTGGCGTTCGCAACGAAGAGGCTGATCAGTTGGCGCTGGATGTCGCCGCCCGAACGTTCAACCTCGATGACCATCACATCTGCCTCGAATGCCGACGCCTGAACGGCAAGCGATGCACGGTGCCGACGCGGGCGCAAGCCGGGGAAATCGTGACGCCGTTCTTGCGGTGGCCCATGCGCTGCCCTGGCTTTGAGGCTGCGGCGTGACCACCGCGCATACCGAACTGGTTGCGTTGGTGGATGCGTCCACATCGCGTCGGCGTGCAAACACGGAAGCCACTACGGCGGCGCTGACAGCTTCGGCGGGCCGTGATGGCATGACCATCTCCGGTGATGGCCGAGTGACCGAGAAGGACGCCGCAAAGCTGCTGGGTTACTCCGCTGGCTTCCTGAAAGCGCTTCGGCTCAGCAGCAATGGCCCGGTGCACTTCACCGTCGGCATGAACGGTTGCCGCGTGAGTTACCGCATCGAGCACCTGGCCGCATGGATTGAGATGGGCAGGGAGGTCTAAGGACGGCATTGACCGCACTCCAACGACATAGATCAAGGGGACACTCCGGCGCGACCATCGAGACATGAGGGCGGCACTCCATGTGCCCGCCTTCCAACCTAACGCAGTGATTGCGCTGGAGCACTTGATGGCAGACATGTATTCCGACCCGAGTAACGCGGCTAACAACCCGTTCCTCAGTGGCTCAAACCCTTATTTGCAGGGCAGCATCGACAAAGCGCAAGGCGATGTCGTCCGCAACTACAACCTGACGACCCAGCCTGCGTACAACTCGGCGATGGCCAGGTCCGGCTCCTTCGGGAATGCCGGCATCGATGAGATGAACGCCAACGGGCAGCGAACCCTTCAGGACTCGCTGGGCAACATCTCCACGCAGATGCGCGGTGCGGATTACCAGAACCGCGGCAACCTGTACATGCAGCAGCAGGGCATCGACAGCTCCAATTACTGGAACAACAACAATTTCAACCGGTCGCTCTACAACGACGCCTATTCGCAGAACCAGCAGAACCTGCAAACCGGAATCGGCCTGTTGGGCACGCAAGCGGGCTACAACACCAACAACCTGAACAACGGCACGACGATTCAGAACACGCCGATGAACTATTGGTCGCAGTTTGCCAACGCGGCGAATGGCACAGGCCAGGGTTACGGCACCGAGATCAAGACGACCGGCACCACGAGCAACCCGTTCGTTTCGGCAATGGGCGGCGCTCAACTCGGCCAGTCGGCCATGGGCTGGTGGAACAAGAACTTTCCCGGCACCACCGGCACGAGCGGCAATGACTACTCGGGATCGAGCGGCGACTACACCGCGCCGAACTACACCAACTCGATGGATCAAGGGATCAAGTGGTAACCCCATGAGCGAAGCCGCAAAGATCATCGATTCGGCCACTGCGCCCACCATCTACGTTGACCAACCCGTTGGCTTCATCATGAGCCGCGGCAACGTCATCATCACGTTCGCAAACCCTACCGCCGACCACAACCCGAGCGGCGAATCGGTGCACAAGAAAGTCGCTCTGCGTGTAGTCATCCCGGCGCGTGAGGCTCAGGCGTTGACGGTCACGCTCTACGAGTACCTCAAAGAGCAAGGCGTCGATGTCGCCGGCACCGCTGGAGCTATGCAGTGACCGCCACCGTCTTCACCGAGTGGAACACCGAGATTCCCGACACGGAGCAGGACGCGGCATTGCACGAAGCCTTTGCAACGTTCGCGCTTGATGTGGTGGCACAGACCATGCCGGCGTTCTTCGACTTTCTGAATGCAAATGACGCGCAGGTCGTCGCGGGGCTGCACATCTTCTCGTACTCGACGCCCGCCGCTCCTGAGGTCTGGGTTGACGTGCCAGCCATGGCAAACCGACTGAATTTCTTGCCGTGGGCCGAGCCCCACGAAACCGCGCACTAAGGACCACTCATGGGGCTACTCGACTTCCTTCAGCAACCCGACGCTCAGCTTGGTATCGGCTTGCTCGCCGCCGGTGGGCCTACGACCGATCCAAACCGCACCGGGATCGGCCAGCGTCTTGCTGGTGCGCTACAAAGCGTCGATGCGAACCGTGATGCCGACCTGAAACGGCAGTACGTGAAATCGCAGATCGACGAGAACACGGCCCAGATCGCAGCACGACAGATGCAAGCCCAGCGTGACGCACAGATCAATGGAATGATCATGTCCCGCTTCGGTAACGGCGCTCCTCAGCCGCCCCTCGCCAGCATGTCGGGCGCTCCGCCTTCGACCGGCTTTTCGAACGGCGGCACTGCCCCCGACGGGTTCGCATCGGCCCCTGTCGGCAGTGCACCGTCCTCGCCTGGTGCCGGGTACAACCCTTCAGCTCCGGTTCAAGGTCCGGGCGCTGCGCAATCAAGCGGCAGCTTTCCTCTTTCGCTCAACGACCTCGCTTTGCTCAGCACTGCCGGCGCGAAGAACGCGGGCGACTTGTTCAACATGTACAAGTACTCCACGGACGGCGTGAAGCAGGAGGCCGGCAACTACTACAAAGACCCGAGCACGGGCGCTGTGCGCTACATGCCGAAGCTGGACAACGGCATGGGGATGGTCAATGGTGCGGTGGCCCCGATGTCGGGCTACTCCGCTTCCAATGCCTTGATCAAAGGCCAAGAGGCTGGTTCCGTTGCCGGGGCAAAGATGCCCTTCGACGTAATGACCGACCGTGCGCGACAGGTCACGGGCGCGCAGTTGCAGACCAAGTCGGTGATCGGCGCAGATGGCAATTCATACGAGGTGCCTCTCTACAACCTCGCGCAAGGGCAAGGCGGCGCCGCTGGCGGTGGTAGTCAGGGCGGCGCGCCTGGCAGTGCCCCTGCTGCGTTCCCTGGTGCATTCCAGAGTGGCCGCAACCCGATCACGCAGCAGTCGGCCGTTGCGCTGAACGACAACTGGATCAAGAGCACTTATCAGCCGACGCTTGATGCAGGAAAGACGGCGACGGATCTGCAGTCGAGCATTCAAGCGGTGCGCAACGTCAATATGAATACGGGATGGGGCGCCGAACAGAAAGCTGCAGGCGCGGCGATGCTCGAAGGCTTGGGCATCAACGTCGGCAACTCGAAATTGTTTGCGTCGAGCGCTCAGAAGTTTCAATCGGTCGCCATGGACAAGCTACTGACCACGCTCGCAGCGCAGAAGGGACCGCAGACCGAGGGCGACTCGACCCGCGCGCAGCAGACCTTCGTCAAGCTGTCGAACACGCCAGACGCCAACGCTTTCATCATGGACTTCGCGCAGGCCAAGGCGAACATGGACCAGCGTCGCGCCCAGTACTACGAGCAGGCGTTGCCCTTGGCGCAGAAGGCCGGTGACCTCACGCGCGTGGATCGCGAGTGGCGAAAGATTCAGGGCTCGGTGTGGGCTGATCCCGTCCTTCAACCGTGGGCTAAGTGATGGAAATCTTTAACAGCCTCGAATCGCAATACGGTCTTCCGGCCGGCTTGCTCGATAGTGTCTGGTCTGCCGAATCGGCTCGGGGCCGCAACATGGTTTCCCCTGCCGGCGCGCAGGGCCACTTTCAATTCATGCCCGGCACCGCCCAGCAATACGGTGTGACCAATCCCAACGATCTCACGCAGTCGGCGACCGGCGCCGCACGCATGTTTTCTGACCTCTTGAAGAGCACAGGCGGCGATGTGACGAAAGCCCTCGCTGGCTACAACTGGGGGATTGGCAACGTCCAGCGAAAGGGGCTCGAAGCAGCCCCGACAGAAACGCGCAACTACATCCAGAAAGTGACGGCCGGCATGGGACAACCTCAGGCAGACAGCAACTCCTCGGAATGGGACGCGCTCGCTCAGAAGTTCGCGCCACAGACGGCAGCACGAACGGGAGCAAGCGGCGCCGATCCATGGGCTGACCTCAATGCTCAGTTCACGCAGCCCATGGCGACCGCAGGCGCGCAACCGAGCCGAGCAGCCAGCAAGGAGGCGGCGGCAAGCAACTCGATGCTCGACAACGCGGCGAGCGTCATCACGAACCTCGCACCCTTCGGCACGCTTATCAACGCGGCGCGCGGTCCTGGCATGGAACGCGATGCGGCGAAAGGCTTTGCAAGCGGCTTCGCTGATGTCGGCAACACGCTGCTCAACGGCGGCGCGCGTCTGGCGGATGCTGTGGGCTTGGGTGTCAAAGATCCCAGCCAGTCAACGCTGGGGCGCATGGGCATCACCCCACCGCTTTCCAGCAACGACGACCGGCAGGCGTCACTCAGCGCTTTCAACAAGGAAAACGATTCGCTCGCCTTTGGTGGCGGACGCTTCGCCGGCAACATTGCGGCGACGTGGCCGGTCGGGGGGACCATCGGTGCGGGCATCCGGGGCGCAGCGGCCCTGCCGATGCTTGCCCGCGCAGCCCCTGCCCTCGACGCACTGGGCACCTCGATTGCAAGCGGTGGCATGTCCACGGGGCTTGCTCCTGCAACGCTTTTGGGACAAGCCGGAAACCTCGGCCTGCGCTCCGCTGGCGGTGCGATCAACGGGTATGCCAGTGCTGGCCTGGTCGATCCATCGTCAGCCGGCCTTGGTGCTGTCGTCGGCGGTGCGCTGCCTCCAGTGGTTGCGGGCCTCGGCAAAGCAGGCTCATTGGCCGCGTCGGGCGTCCGGAAGATGCTCACGCCCGAAGAGGTCCGCGCTGCACAAACCGTGATGGCCGCAGGTGGTTACAAGACTCCGGAAGAGATTGCCGCGGTGCGTGCTGCTCTCGGTCAGCAGGGTCCGAACATCGTCGGCGAAGGCCCGACGGTTCCGCAGATCCTGCAAAACCCCGGCGTCAGCCAGTTGCAGCGCACGCTTCGAAACAGCGGCGATAGCGCCATCCTCGGACGCGAAACCGCGCAGGATGCGGCCCGCCTCGCCACGCTCGATCGTGTGTCGCCAGTCAGCGGAACCGTGCAGCAGTCGGCCGAGAACTTCGGCAACGGCCTGAGCGCTGCTGTCCGGCCCGCAGAAGCGCAGGCATCGAAGGAAGTAAATCAGGCGTTCAACGCCGTCGACCCATTCGACGAAACCCGCTTCAATCTGCCGCTTGATGAGATGCAGGCAGCGAAAGACAAGTTTCTCGGGGCTGGCACCTTCGGCACTGGTGGCAAGGTCGACGCAGCGCTCGCTGAAGCGCGTCGCATCGGAACTGAAACGGTTCCTGCGATCGTGCCAACCGGTGCACCTGGCGCCCGCTCGCAGCCCCAGAACATCGCTCAGGCTGTCCGCGCGCTGGGTGGCATCAATACGGGTGCGGTGTCCTCTCGGGGTCTCGCTGGCGAGCTTGCCGATCTTCGTCAGTCGGGGCTCGGCAGCATCATGCAGAACGGCCGCGGCCAGTCGATCGATACGCTGGCTCAGGCGATGCACGCGCAAGGCTTCATCCCGGAAGCCGACTCGGCCACGCTGCTCAACGCGCTTCGTGATCACTCGTCTGGTGAGACGGTGGTGTCGAACGCTGCCGACCAGTCCCGCGCAATGCTGGCGATGCACGAAGCCGCGCAAGGTGAAGCACCCGGCGCACAGGTCATCTCCAAGGTTGTCCCGTTCGCCCATGTGCAGAACCTGCGTTCATCGCTCGGTGAGGCGGCAGCAGCTGCAGATGCGAAGGGCGCCAACCGTGAAGCTGCGGCGCTCCGGCAGATGGTTGCCGATGTCGACACGCGTGTGAAGGCGGTCGCAGGCGGCAACGGTGGACCGGGCGAGAATTTTCCGCCTGACATCGTTGCGCAGTGGGAGAAGGCAATCGCCCTGCACGCCGACAAGATGGACCGATTCCATACCGGCCCGCAGTCGCTGATGTTTCAACGTGGCGGCGATGGCCTGCCTGCTGCCCAAGGTGCTGAGCTGGCTCCCAAGTTTTTCAACCCGCGCGGCTCGCAGTCTTCCGACATCGCAGCCTTCCAGAAGGTCGCTAATCCAGAGACGACGGCAGCGCTGAAGAACTATGCGATCACCGACGCGGCAAACCAGACGGACCGGCTCGGTCGGCTGACCAACGCCAAGTTTGCGAACTGGGTGAATGCTCGGAGTGGTGCGATCGATGGGCTGATGAGCCCCGGCGAGCGGGCTCAGCTGATGGGTGTGCAGAGCGACCTTGCGCGTGCTGATACAGCAACGTCGCTAGGCATGGCCACCGGCTCGAACACGGCGCAGAACGTGCAGAACGCACTGGGGCTTGGATTGCTGGATCACAAAGCGGTCAACGTGCTTGCGAACCGCATTCCCTTCATCGGCAAGTTCACCGGTCCGATGCTCGACGGCCTTCGGGCTACAGCGAAGCAGGGCAAGGTGGAACGGCTCGGCGGTCTGCTTGCAGACCCTGACGAGATGGTCAAGGCGTTGAAGCTGCTGGAGATGCAGTCGGCGCCGCGGCCTATCGGTCTGCTCCATCCCGACCTTGGACAGTACCTGCTGCGGGCGGCACCGATGAGTACATCCGGTTCCGGTCGTCAGTGAGGTTGCGGCCTGTCTTCCATGTGTAAACGAAATTCACCACGAAGGCCAGCAAGCCAAGGGCGACCAGCTTCAAGAGCAGGTACGCCGGGATGCTGTAGCC from Variovorax sp. PAMC28562 includes these protein-coding regions:
- a CDS encoding YfjI family protein; the encoded protein is MSALVPVRSGIDAAAPVLDGWPVPTKLPDTLPPVMAFDPDLLPDEIRGWVMDIGNRMQCPPDFPAVAAITALSSLIGARAVIQPKAKDDWQVVPNLWGLVIGNPGVMKSPALSETLRPLNRLEADAREKWEAEKEDWDLDVKVAELQNEANAREAKGLATKNPAGAKEKLKPVDLPATPAERRFIVNDATVEKLGEFLSVDSWGMLAYRDEIYGLLKSMDREGQEGARAFYLQGYDGNQGYTFDRIGRGTKRIDRVCIAMLGGIQPGRIQSYVRDAVAGGAGDDGLLQRFGMAVWPDVTTSFVNVDQWPDTPAKQRAYDVFTRLAAIEVDAEPRVWRFDDEAQAMFNEWREEFEPEVRGGELHPSFTAHLSKYRKLVPALAVVFTMIDTPNAATIGAEQLARALDWSVYLRSHAERLYSAAVMPETGAAKALLGKIRTGVLCSSFTPRQVVQKCWAHLGTTEAVRKAAELLADYDWLQREVVHTGGRPSERYEVNPLAWSPT
- a CDS encoding transglycosylase SLT domain-containing protein, with product MEIFNSLESQYGLPAGLLDSVWSAESARGRNMVSPAGAQGHFQFMPGTAQQYGVTNPNDLTQSATGAARMFSDLLKSTGGDVTKALAGYNWGIGNVQRKGLEAAPTETRNYIQKVTAGMGQPQADSNSSEWDALAQKFAPQTAARTGASGADPWADLNAQFTQPMATAGAQPSRAASKEAAASNSMLDNAASVITNLAPFGTLINAARGPGMERDAAKGFASGFADVGNTLLNGGARLADAVGLGVKDPSQSTLGRMGITPPLSSNDDRQASLSAFNKENDSLAFGGGRFAGNIAATWPVGGTIGAGIRGAAALPMLARAAPALDALGTSIASGGMSTGLAPATLLGQAGNLGLRSAGGAINGYASAGLVDPSSAGLGAVVGGALPPVVAGLGKAGSLAASGVRKMLTPEEVRAAQTVMAAGGYKTPEEIAAVRAALGQQGPNIVGEGPTVPQILQNPGVSQLQRTLRNSGDSAILGRETAQDAARLATLDRVSPVSGTVQQSAENFGNGLSAAVRPAEAQASKEVNQAFNAVDPFDETRFNLPLDEMQAAKDKFLGAGTFGTGGKVDAALAEARRIGTETVPAIVPTGAPGARSQPQNIAQAVRALGGINTGAVSSRGLAGELADLRQSGLGSIMQNGRGQSIDTLAQAMHAQGFIPEADSATLLNALRDHSSGETVVSNAADQSRAMLAMHEAAQGEAPGAQVISKVVPFAHVQNLRSSLGEAAAAADAKGANREAAALRQMVADVDTRVKAVAGGNGGPGENFPPDIVAQWEKAIALHADKMDRFHTGPQSLMFQRGGDGLPAAQGAELAPKFFNPRGSQSSDIAAFQKVANPETTAALKNYAITDAANQTDRLGRLTNAKFANWVNARSGAIDGLMSPGERAQLMGVQSDLARADTATSLGMATGSNTAQNVQNALGLGLLDHKAVNVLANRIPFIGKFTGPMLDGLRATAKQGKVERLGGLLADPDEMVKALKLLEMQSAPRPIGLLHPDLGQYLLRAAPMSTSGSGRQ